Genomic window (Deltaproteobacteria bacterium):
GACGCGCGTCCGCTCGCGGCGATCGCGGCCGATGCCGGCTTCGAGGTCACCGTCGTCGACCACCGACCTGCGTATCTGAACGCCGAGCGGTTCCCGCCCCCGTTGCGGCTGGCGCTGCGGCGCCCGTCCGACGGTGTCTCCGGGTTGCCACTGACCATCACGCGCAAGAACTTCGCCGTGGTGCAAACGCATACGCTGGCGCACGATCGCGACTGGTTGCGGGCGCTCGCGGGGCAGCCGCTCGCCTACCTCGGTCTGCTCGGGCCGCGCACGCGCAAGGAGCAAGTCCTTCAGGCGCTCCGCTGGGAAGATCAGGAGCTGTTTGGGCCCGTCGGTCTCGACATCGGCGCGGATGGCCCCGAGCAGGTGGCAATCAGCATCGTCGCCGAGCTCCTGGCGGTGAACGCGCGGCGTCCGGGAAGCCATCTGCGCGGGCGAGAGGGCGGTATCCATGACCGGTGAGCGCGTTGCCGGCGTGGTGCTCGCGGCGGGCCTGTCCACCCGGATGGGGCGCAACAAGATGCTCCTCCGAATCGGTAGCCGCAGCCTCGTCCGCCGGGCCGTGGAGACCGCGCTCTCGGCACGGCTCGATCCGGTGCTCGTGGTCGTCGGCCATGAGCGCGAGCGGGTGGAAGCCGAGTTGCACGGCCTCTCTTGCACGGCCGTGCACAACCCGGAGTACGCGGCGGGCATGAACACATCGTTGCGGGCGGGAGTCCGCGCGCTGGCGGAGGACGTGCAGGGCGCCGTGGTCCTGCTCGGCGACATGCCGCTCGTCGACGCGACGATGGTGCGGACGTTGGTCGACTCCTTCCGTCGCGAGCAGCCTCCCCTCGTGATCTCGACGTATGATGGCGTCGTCGCACCGCCCATCCTCTATGGCCGCGCGCTCTTCGAAGAGCTGCGTGCCCTCGACGCCGAAGCGTGCGGAAAGAGCGTCGTGCGGCGGCATCGCGCCGAAGCCGCCGAGCTTCGCTGGCCGAAGGAAGCCCTCAGCGACCTCGATGCGCCCGAGGATCTCGAGCGCGTCCGGGCGCGGCTCGAGGCGGCGTGATGCGCGCCGAGCTGCTCCAGCTCGCGGCAGACCTTTCGAGGCGGCGCGAGCCGTTCGTCCTGGCGATGGTCGTCCGGCGCGAGCCCTATACCTCGGCGCAGCCGGGCGACATGGCGATCATCACGGCCGACGGCTCCTACCATGGCTGGCTGGGAGGCAACTGCACGCAGCCTACCGTGAAACGCGAAGCGCGGCTGGCGCTGGCGGACGGCAGGCCTCGCTTCGTCTCGCTGTCGCCGGATCCGAAGTCGCAAGAACGTCCTGGCGTGACGGCGCTACCGATGACGTGTCACAGCGGAGGCAGCGTGGACATCTACCTGGAGCCGATGCTGCCGCCGCCGCAGCTTCTGATCTTCGGTGAATCGCCCTGTGCACGCGCGCTTGCCCGCCTCGGAGAGGTCATGGGCTACGGAATCGCTCGTGGACTCGACGGTGGCGCAGGCCAGGGACCCACGTTCGCTGTCGTCGCCACGATGGGCGAAAACGACGAGGACAGCATCGCCGCAGCCATTTCCGCCCGCTGCGAGTACGTCGCCGTCGTCGCCAGCCGCAACCGGTTCGCGGAGATGCGCGATGCGTTGCTCGAGCGCGGCGTCCCGCGGGAGGCGCTGTCGCAGGTGCGAAACCCCGCCGGACTGGACCTCGGCGCGCGCCTCCCCGAGGAGGTGGCGGTGAGCATCCTCGCCGAAATCGTCCAGCTTCGCCGGGCAAGGCAACCGCGGCCGGCGCCGCAGGACCAGCCCGCCTCCGAGATCGATCCGGTGTGCGGAATGACCGTGGAAGTGGCGACGGCGCGGCACCGCGCCACGCACCAGGGGCACGACTACTTCTTCTGCAACCCGCGCTGCCGCGAGAAGTTCCTCGCCGACCCCGTCCGTTTCCTCGCGGCCTGAGGCAGAGAATGGCGTTCGAAATCGTGAAGACGTTCGTGGTGCGTTCCCCGCCGGATCGGGTCTGGAGCTTCCTGACGGATCCGGAGAAGGTCGCGAGCTGCCTGCCCGGGGCCGCAATCACCGGCAAACTGGACGAGAAGACGTGGCAAGGCACGATGACGGTCAAGGTCGGACCGGTTTCCTCGAGCTACAAGGGGAAGGTGGCATTCGAGAAGCTGGACGCCGGTTCGCGCACCGCCGAGATCGTCGCCACCGGCCAGGACGTCCGCGGCCGCGGCGGCGCCGACCTGCGCTTGACCAGCACGCTGCTCCCGAAGGCGCCCGGAGAGCTGGCGCAGATGGGCCGCGGGATGGTGCAGGACGTGGGCGACCAGATGTTCCAGATCTTCTCGCAGCGGCTCCGCGCGGTGCTGGAAACCGCACCGCAGGCGCAAACCGCCGCTCCCGCTGCCGCGCCTGAGCCGCGAGCAAAGCCCGAGGCGCTGGACGTCGGCACGCTCGGCGCTCGCGCCGCGGTTCGATCTCCGATCTTCTGGATTGCCGTCGCGCTCGCCGCCGGACTGCTCTACATGCTGTTCCGATGAACCCAGGAGGGAGAGATGATCCCGTCCGCGTTCGACTATCACGCACCAACCTCGGTGCCCGAGGCGATCGCCCTGCTCACGCGGTTCGGCGACTCGGCGAAGGTGATCTCCGGAGGACAGAGCCTGTTGCCGCTGCTCAAGCTGCGGCTGGGGACCGCGGAGCATCTGGTCGACATCGGCCGCATCGCGGGCCTCGAGTACGTCCGCGAGGAAGGAGGCTTCCTGCGCATCGGCGGGCGCACGCGCGAAGCCGTGCTGGAGCGCTCCGCCGTCGTCCAGGAGCGATATCCCATCCTCGCCGACACGGCGCGCGTCATCGCCGACCCGCTCGTCCGCAACCGCGCCACCGTCGGCGGCAACCTGGCGCACGGCGATCCCGCCAACGACCATCCCGCGACCATGCTCGCGCTGCGGGCGACGGTCGTCGCGCAGGGCCCCGGCGGCGAGCGGACGGTTCCCATCGACCGGTTCTTCACCGGCCTGTTCGCGACCGCGCTGGCGTCGGACGAGATCCTCACGGAGATCCGAATTCCCGTCCCGCCCAACCGGACCGGAGGAGCGTACGTCAAGCTGGAGCGGAAGGTCGGCGACTACGCCACCGCGGCAGCCGCCGCGCAGGTGACGCTCGACGGCGGCGGGGACTTCGTCCAGGTCGGGCTGGCACTGACGAATGCGGGCCCGGTGCCCGTGCGCTCTACCGCCGCCGAGGACTTCCTGGTGGGAAAGAGGGCCGCCGATACCAACATCGCAGAGGCCGCCCGGCGCGCCGCCGAGGCCGCGTCGCCCACCGCCGATCGGCGCGGGTCCGTCGAATACAAGCGCGAGATGGCGCGGGTGCTCGCCGCGCGCGCGCTGAAGAAGGCCGTCGAGCGCGCGGGAGGTCGGTAGCCATGTCCAGGCATGACGTCCAGTTGACCGTCAACGGCGTTTCCCACCGCGTCCAGGTCGAGTCCCGGCTGCTCCTCGTCCACCTCCTGCGCGAGAACCTCCGCCTGACCGGCACGCACATCGGCTGCGACACCACGCATTGCGGCGCCTGCACCGTGTTGATCGATGGCGAACCCGTGAAGTCCTGCACCGTCCTCGCCGTGCAGGCCGAGGGCGCGGAGATCACCACCGTCGAGGGGCTGGAGCAGAACGGCAAGCTCCATCCGGTCCAGGAGGCGTTCTGGGAGAAGCACGGGCTCCAGTGCGGCTATTGCACGCCGGGGATGATCCTGACCAGCTGCGCCCTGCTCGCCCGGGACAAGGATCCGTCCGAGGCGCAGATCCGCGAAGCCATCAGCGGCAACCTCTGCCGCTGCACCGGATATTCGAACATCGTCAAGGCCATCCAGTCCGCAGCCGAGCGGCTGCGGCAGCAGTAGGAGGATCCTATGAGCGAGCCCAGGACGAGCCCGGAAGTTTGCGGCATGGGTCACTCGATGAAGCGCAAGGAGGACCCGCGCTTCATCCGCGGCAGGGGCAACTACGTTGACGACATCCAGCTTCCCGGGATGCTGCACATGGACATCGTGCGCAGCCCTTTCGCGCACGCGAAGATCAAGTCGATCAACGCGGAGAAGGCGCTGAAGATCCCCGGCGTGCTCGCGGTGATCACCGGCGAGACGCTGGCCAAGTACAACCTGCACTGGATGCCGACCTTGATGTCGGACACGCAGATGGTGCTGCCGACGGAGAAGGTGATGTACCAGGCGCAGGAGGTCGCGGCGGTCATCGCCACCGACCGGTACGTCGCCGCGGACGGCGTCGAGGCCGTCGAGGTGGACTACGAGCCGCTTCCCGTCGTCGTCGATCCGTTCAAGGCGCTTGCTCCTTCCGCGCCGGTGCTCCGCACGGACAAGAAGGACAAGAAGGACAACCGCATCTTCCACTGGGAGGCCGGCGATCGGGCCGCGACCGACAAGGCATTCGCGGACGCGGACGTGGTGGTGGCGCAGGACATGTACCTGCCGCGGATCCATGTGGCCTCGATCGAGACGTGCGGCTGCGTCGCCGACTTCGATCGCGTCACCGGCAAATTGACGGTCTACATGACCACGCAGGCACCGCACGCCGTCCGGACCGTCTTCGCCCTGGTCGCCGGCCACGTCGGTCTCTCGGAGGAGAAGATCCGCATCGTCTCGCCGGACATCGGCGGCGGCTTCGGCG
Coding sequences:
- a CDS encoding nucleotidyltransferase family protein, which translates into the protein MTGERVAGVVLAAGLSTRMGRNKMLLRIGSRSLVRRAVETALSARLDPVLVVVGHERERVEAELHGLSCTAVHNPEYAAGMNTSLRAGVRALAEDVQGAVVLLGDMPLVDATMVRTLVDSFRREQPPLVISTYDGVVAPPILYGRALFEELRALDAEACGKSVVRRHRAEAAELRWPKEALSDLDAPEDLERVRARLEAA
- a CDS encoding xanthine dehydrogenase family protein subunit M, translating into MIPSAFDYHAPTSVPEAIALLTRFGDSAKVISGGQSLLPLLKLRLGTAEHLVDIGRIAGLEYVREEGGFLRIGGRTREAVLERSAVVQERYPILADTARVIADPLVRNRATVGGNLAHGDPANDHPATMLALRATVVAQGPGGERTVPIDRFFTGLFATALASDEILTEIRIPVPPNRTGGAYVKLERKVGDYATAAAAAQVTLDGGGDFVQVGLALTNAGPVPVRSTAAEDFLVGKRAADTNIAEAARRAAEAASPTADRRGSVEYKREMARVLAARALKKAVERAGGR
- a CDS encoding (2Fe-2S)-binding protein, which translates into the protein MSRHDVQLTVNGVSHRVQVESRLLLVHLLRENLRLTGTHIGCDTTHCGACTVLIDGEPVKSCTVLAVQAEGAEITTVEGLEQNGKLHPVQEAFWEKHGLQCGYCTPGMILTSCALLARDKDPSEAQIREAISGNLCRCTGYSNIVKAIQSAAERLRQQ
- a CDS encoding YHS domain-containing protein — its product is MRAELLQLAADLSRRREPFVLAMVVRREPYTSAQPGDMAIITADGSYHGWLGGNCTQPTVKREARLALADGRPRFVSLSPDPKSQERPGVTALPMTCHSGGSVDIYLEPMLPPPQLLIFGESPCARALARLGEVMGYGIARGLDGGAGQGPTFAVVATMGENDEDSIAAAISARCEYVAVVASRNRFAEMRDALLERGVPREALSQVRNPAGLDLGARLPEEVAVSILAEIVQLRRARQPRPAPQDQPASEIDPVCGMTVEVATARHRATHQGHDYFFCNPRCREKFLADPVRFLAA